The Methanothrix soehngenii GP6 genome has a window encoding:
- a CDS encoding DUF1003 domain-containing protein encodes MIDAYNAVLSYGLFRGLNLRKLEFPEPFKHDHPPVQELSDIDPGPSSQGEKFADWVYENLGSWRFILAQSILVAVWVLLNATAYMQAWDPYPFIFMNLIFSLQSAYTASLILMSQNRQDRLKAHNDYLMNIRAEEESKAVLDNFAAQNRALEEIYRELLALKSKMENVE; translated from the coding sequence TTTGAGAAAACTGGAATTCCCCGAGCCGTTTAAGCATGATCATCCTCCTGTCCAAGAGCTTAGTGATATAGATCCTGGCCCATCCAGTCAAGGAGAGAAGTTTGCCGATTGGGTTTACGAGAACTTGGGGTCATGGCGATTCATACTCGCACAATCGATCCTTGTGGCAGTTTGGGTGCTGCTCAATGCAACTGCCTACATGCAAGCCTGGGATCCTTATCCGTTCATCTTCATGAACTTGATCTTCTCATTGCAGTCTGCCTATACCGCGTCTTTAATCCTGATGAGCCAAAATCGCCAGGATCGCCTAAAAGCTCACAATGATTATCTTATGAACATTCGCGCAGAGGAAGAGTCCAAGGCAGTCCTTGACAATTTTGCCGCTCAGAATAGAGCACTGGAGGAGATCTATCGTGAGCTTCTTGCCTTGAAGAGCAAAATGGAAAATGTTGAATAA
- a CDS encoding ribbon-helix-helix protein, CopG family, with protein MLAEALNRGEQQFSRKIAEDEMKSPERITIALDEETAGLFKKMKEDSNMSQSELMRESLKFFGKHKLLFEYAEDNKVYTHAEMLAAGEHVILDIDHWIMFLSFIETHPEKEKFWSLHKEVSRAHAEQFKHKLFNAETILRRLEICNLFTMNKTGKNEFTLIFGSDAPKKFVLKELEEIFDGMGFLVEIKEDFSKLRIKVIHDL; from the coding sequence ATGTTGGCGGAAGCATTGAACCGTGGCGAGCAGCAATTTAGCAGGAAAATCGCAGAGGATGAAATGAAGTCGCCGGAAAGGATCACCATAGCACTGGACGAAGAGACAGCTGGCCTGTTCAAGAAGATGAAAGAGGACTCGAACATGTCCCAGAGCGAGCTGATGCGAGAGTCTCTGAAGTTCTTTGGCAAACATAAGTTGCTCTTTGAATATGCGGAGGACAACAAGGTCTACACCCATGCAGAGATGCTCGCTGCCGGGGAGCATGTCATACTTGATATCGACCACTGGATAATGTTTCTGAGCTTCATCGAGACGCATCCGGAGAAAGAGAAGTTCTGGAGCCTGCATAAAGAGGTCAGCCGGGCCCATGCCGAGCAGTTCAAGCACAAGCTCTTCAATGCCGAGACCATCCTCCGCCGGCTGGAGATCTGCAACCTATTTACCATGAATAAGACCGGCAAGAACGAGTTCACTCTGATCTTCGGATCGGATGCCCCCAAGAAGTTCGTCCTTAAGGAATTAGAGGAGATCTTCGATGGCATGGGCTTTTTGGTGGAGATCAAAGAGGACTTCTCCAAGCTCAGGATCAAAGTAATTCATGATCTATAA